A genomic region of Ignavibacteriota bacterium contains the following coding sequences:
- a CDS encoding alpha/beta hydrolase, producing the protein MKTSLSVIFLFVFFIELYSQNEPEPPAGYCGDFTLKLSYFLGLIDFIEKMPPVPESLREYNEIIYKEIDSTKLKLDIYHLKELNELRPAIVFIHGGTWKSGDKKDYRKYLVDFALKGYVTVTIQYRLAGVAKFPAAVNDVKCAVKWIKENGNKYFIDTNNIAVVGGSAGGHLAMMIGYSQDAEIFNECSINNVNTKVNAIVNLYGPCDLTTEYGRNHPGVINFLGKKYEDEPEIFRAASPLFFITKDDTPTLIFQGTIDDVVPVSQSDTLKNALDRIGVYAEYHRLEGWPHTMDLEENVNKYCEFYMEKFFKRFIPFSKN; encoded by the coding sequence ATGAAAACTAGTTTATCAGTAATTTTTCTATTCGTTTTTTTTATTGAATTATATTCTCAAAATGAACCTGAACCTCCGGCAGGTTACTGCGGTGATTTCACATTAAAGCTTTCCTATTTTTTAGGCTTAATTGACTTTATTGAAAAGATGCCGCCGGTTCCTGAATCATTACGTGAATATAATGAAATAATTTACAAGGAAATTGATTCTACAAAACTTAAACTTGATATTTATCATTTAAAGGAGTTAAATGAATTACGACCGGCAATTGTCTTTATACACGGCGGGACTTGGAAAAGCGGAGATAAAAAAGATTATAGAAAATATTTAGTTGACTTTGCGTTAAAAGGATACGTAACCGTTACAATTCAGTATAGACTTGCCGGAGTTGCTAAATTTCCAGCAGCAGTTAATGATGTTAAATGCGCCGTTAAATGGATAAAAGAAAATGGTAATAAATATTTTATAGATACTAATAATATTGCGGTTGTTGGCGGATCTGCCGGAGGACATTTAGCCATGATGATCGGCTACTCGCAAGACGCGGAAATATTTAACGAATGTTCAATCAATAATGTAAACACAAAAGTTAACGCAATTGTTAATTTATACGGACCATGCGATTTAACAACCGAGTACGGAAGAAATCATCCCGGCGTAATTAATTTTTTAGGTAAAAAATATGAAGATGAACCGGAAATATTCAGAGCAGCTTCACCATTATTTTTTATTACAAAAGATGACACTCCAACATTAATATTTCAAGGTACAATTGATGACGTTGTTCCTGTTAGTCAATCTGATACTCTTAAAAACGCATTAGATAGAATTGGAGTTTACGCTGAATATCATAGATTGGAAGGATGGCCTCATACAATGGATCTTGAAGAAAACGTAAATAAATATTGTGAATTTTATATGGAGAAATTTTTCAAAAGATTTATTCCATTTTCCAAAAATTAG
- a CDS encoding glucosamine-6-phosphate deaminase, protein MNIDISRTKIELGKKAAELGAKKINDAVNSNGSANIILATGASQFEMLNELVKMQIDWTKVNAFHLDEYIGISESHNASFRKYLKERFYDFVKIKSFEFINGENEPQIECDRISRIIERHPIDVAFIGIGENAHIAFNDPPADFETTEPYIIVNLNEACKLQQMGEGWFEKIEDVPEKAISMSVNQILKSNTIICCVPDFRKAEAVKMTFEKIISPQIPSSILKMHKDIYFYLDINSASKLNAEKKYEN, encoded by the coding sequence TGAACTTGGCGCTAAAAAAATTAATGATGCGGTAAACTCAAACGGATCAGCAAATATAATTTTGGCAACCGGAGCTTCACAATTTGAAATGCTTAACGAACTTGTAAAAATGCAAATTGATTGGACGAAAGTTAATGCGTTCCATCTTGATGAATACATTGGAATATCAGAATCTCACAACGCTTCCTTCCGAAAATATTTAAAGGAAAGGTTTTATGATTTCGTTAAAATAAAATCATTCGAATTTATTAATGGAGAAAATGAACCGCAAATAGAATGTGATAGAATAAGCAGAATAATTGAACGGCATCCAATTGATGTAGCGTTTATAGGTATTGGTGAAAACGCGCATATAGCTTTTAATGATCCGCCGGCGGATTTTGAAACAACAGAACCATATATTATTGTAAATTTGAATGAAGCTTGCAAATTGCAGCAGATGGGCGAAGGCTGGTTTGAAAAAATTGAGGATGTTCCGGAAAAAGCAATCAGCATGTCTGTTAATCAAATTTTAAAATCTAATACAATTATTTGCTGCGTACCCGATTTCAGAAAAGCCGAAGCAGTTAAAATGACATTCGAGAAAATTATTTCGCCGCAAATACCGTCTTCTATTCTCAAAATGCATAAGGATATTTATTTTTATTTAGATATAAATTCCGCGTCAAAATTGAATGCTGAGAAAAAATATGAAAACTAG